One window from the genome of Perca flavescens isolate YP-PL-M2 chromosome 17, PFLA_1.0, whole genome shotgun sequence encodes:
- the got1 gene encoding aspartate aminotransferase, cytoplasmic, which yields MSVFREVPQAAPVAVFKLSQDFSNDQFPKKVNLGVGAYRTDEGQPWVLPVVKKVEKIIVHDDRLNHEYLPILGLPEFRSSASKIALGDDSPAIQENRVGAVQCLGGTGALKMGAEFLRRFYNGNNNTKTPVYVSAPTWENHNAVFANAGFEDIRSYKYWDAEKRGLDFAGFLGDLESCPEHSIFVLHACAHNPTGTDPTHEQWKQIADTMMRRNLFVFFDSAYQGFASGSLDKDAWAVRYFVSMDFEMLCAQSFSKNFGLYNERVGNLTIVARDADNLKRILSQMEMIVRTTWSNPPSQGARIVAITLNSSELFTEWKDNVKTMADRVLLMRAQLKAKLQALGTPGTWDHITEQIGMFSFTGLNPKQVEYMVKERHVYLMASGRINMCGLTTKNIDYVAESIHEAVTKVQ from the exons ATGTCGGTGTTTCGTGAGGTCCCCCAAGCAGCCCCTGTGGCTGTCTTCAAGCTATCACAGGATTTCAGTAACGACCAATTTCCCAAAAAGGTGAACCTCGGAGTGGGAG CCTACAGGACAGACGAGGGTCAGCCATGGGTTTTACCAGTGGTGAAAAAGGTGGAAAAGATCATTGTGCATGATGACCGGTTAAACCATGAGTACCTGCCCATCCTGGGCCTGCCTGAATTCAGATCCTCAGCCTCTAAGATTGCACTGGGAGATGACAGTCCTGCCATCCAGGAGAACAGG GTGGGAGCTGTCCAGTGTCTGGGTGGTACAGGTGCTTTGAAGATGGGTGCAGAATTTCTCAGGCGTTTCTATAATGGaaacaacaacaccaaaacaccAGTCTATGTGTCCGCACCTACCTGgg AAAATCACAATGCTGTATTCGCCAATGCTGGTTTTGAGGATATCCGTTCATACAAGTACTGGGACGCAGAGAAGAGGGGCCTCGATTTTGCTGGTTTCCTTGGAGACCTGGAG AGTTGTCCAGAGCACTCTATCTTTGTCCTGCACGCCTGTGCCCATAATCCAACTGGCACAGACCCCACACACGAGCAATGGAAGCAGATTGCAGACACTATGATG AGAAGGAATCTGTTTGTGTTCTTTGACTCGGCTTATCAGGGATTCGCCTCAGGCAGTCTGGATAAAGATGCCTGGGCGGTCCGCTACTTTGTCTCAATGGACTTTGAAATGTTATGCGCCCAGTCGTTCTCCAAGAACTTTGGCCTCTACA ATGAGCGTGTGGGCAACCTGACCATTGTGGCTCGTGATGCAGACAACCTGAAGCGAATTCTGTCCCAGATGGAGATGATTGTCAGGACCACTTGGTCCAACCCACCGTCTCAGGGAGCTCGCATTGTTGCCATCACTCTTAACTCATCTGAGCTCTTTACTGAATG GAAGGACAATGTGAAGACCATGGCTGACAGGGTCTTGTTGATGAGGGCTCAACTGAAAGCTAAGCTCCAAGCTCTGGGAACACCGGGCACCTGGGACCACATCACAGAGCAGATTGGCATGTTCAGCTTCACAGGCCTTAACC CCAAACAAGTGGAATATATGGTGAAGGAGAGACACGTCTATCTAATGGCCAGTGGTCGCATCAACATGTGCGGTTTGACCACCAAGAACATAGACTACGTGGCTGAGTCCATCCATGAGGCCGTCACCAAGGTCCAGTAG
- the nkx2.3 gene encoding homeobox protein Nkx-2.3, giving the protein MLPSPLITSSTTPFSVKDILKLELQQQSQQQQLQLISCFGLSGALSQPNKPFRSHSPPSCMLAGRDSPSPVSSGLSESEERMSYLNTLTVQDRLAESGMPGEMFGNPAQNHSADLRRGTEQEDQDTKSCGALRGDCEDPESEKPATKQQRSRRKPRVLFSQAQVFELERRFKHQRYLSAPEREHLASSLKLTSTQIKIWFQNRRYKCKRQRQDKTLEMAGHHHHHHHHPLPPRRVAVPVLVRDGRPCMTGSQNYNTSYTVGAPNPYSYNGYPAYSYNNSVYTNTYSCTYSSLPALPPSNTAANAFMNMNLGNLGAQTQSQASQGPVVTPCQGTLQGIRAW; this is encoded by the exons ATGCTCCCCAGCCCGCTCATAACTTCTTCCACCACGCCTTTCTCTGTGAAAGACATTCTGAAGTTAGAGTTGCAGCAACaatctcagcagcagcagctccagttGATCTCCTGCTTCGGTCTCTCCGGCGCGCTGTCACAGCCAAATAAACCGTTCCGCTCTCATTCGCCGCCCTCCTGCATGTTGGCCGGTAGGGACAGTCCGAGTCCCGTAAGCTCCGGCCTCTCGGAGAGCGAGGAGAGGATGTCGTACCTCAACACGCTGACTGTACAGGACCGGCTGGCGGAGTCCGGGATGCCAGGGGAGATGTTCGGCAACCCGGCGCAGAACCACTCTGCAGACCTCCGCCGGGGGACCGAGCAAGAGGACCAAGATACCA AGAGCTGCGGTGCGTTGCGGGGTGATTGTGAGGATCCAGAATCGGAGAAGCCTGCCACCAAGCAGcagaggagcaggaggaaaCCCCGCgtcctcttctcccaggctcAGGTGTTTGAGCTGGAGCGGCGCTTCAAGCATCAGCGCTACCTGTCCGCCCCGGAGAGAGAGCACCTGGCCAGCTCCCTGAAACTCACCTCCACCCAGATCAAGATCTGGTTCCAGAACCGGAGGTACAAATGCAAGAGACAGCGGCAGGACAAGACTCTGGAGATGGCAGggcatcaccatcatcaccaccaccacccgcTGCCGCCCAGGAGGGTGGCTGTGCCGGTGCTGGTACGGGACGGGAGGCCTTGTATGACTGGATCCCAGAACTATAACACTTCTTACACAGTCGGAGCTCCAAACCCGTACAGCTACAATGGCTATCCAGCCTACAGCTACAACAACTCGGTGTATACTAACACGTACTCCTGTACTTATTCTAGTTTGCCTGCTCTGCCGCCCAGCAACACCGCTGCTAATGCTTTTATGAACATGAATTTAGGAAACCTCGGTGCACAGACGCAAAGCCAGGCGTCCCAAGGACCAGTCGTCACACCCTGCCAGGGAACTCTGCAGGGCATCAGGGCATGGTAG